GCCATATCCTCCACGAGGTGACCTCGCCGCAGGCCTTCGAGGGCTTGCGTCTGGCCGGTCGCAAGCCGTGGCGCATCGACGCCAACATCGCCACCCCGGACCACAACGTGCCGACCACCCAGGCCGAGCGCCGTGGCGGCCTGGAAGCCATCGCCGACGAGGTCTCGCGTATCCAGGTCAAGACCCTGGACGAGAACTGCGACGATTTCGGCATTCTCGAATTCAAGATGAATGACGTGCGCCAGGGCATCGTCCACGTCATCGGCCCGGAGCAGGGCGCCACCCTGCCGGGCATGACCGTGGTCTGCGGCGACTCGCACACCTCGACCCACGGCGCCTTCGGTGCGCTGGCCCACGGCATCGGTACCTCCGAGGTCGAGCACGTGCTGGCGACCCAGTGCCTGGTGGCGAAGAAGATGAAGAACATGCAGGTGCGCGTGGAGGGCCAGTTGCCCTTCGGCGTCACTGCCAAGGACATCGTCCTGGCCGTTATCGGCAAGATCGGCACCGCCGGCGGCAATGGCCACGCCCTGGAGTTCGCCGGCAGTGCCATCCGCGCGCTGTCCCTGGAAGGCCGCATGACCATCTGCAACATGTCGATCGAGGCGGGCGCCCGGGTCGGTCTGGTGGCGGTGGACGAAAAAACCATCGAGTACGTCAAGGGCCGTCCCTTCGCCCCCAAGGGCGAGCAGTGGGAGCAGGCCGTGGCGCAGTGGCGTGGGCTGGTGTCCGACGCCGACGCCCGCTTCGACAAGGTCGTCGAGTTGCGTGCAGAAGACATCAAGCCCCAGGTCAGCTGGGGCACCTCGCCGGAGATGGTGGTCTCGGTCGATCAGCGGGTGCCGGACCCGGCAGCCGAGGCCGATCCGGTCAAGCGCGACTCCATCGTCCGCGCCCTCAAGTACATGGGGCTGGCGGCCAACCAGGCGATCACCGATATCCAGCTGGATCGGGTGTTCATCGGCTCCTGCACCAATTCGCGGATCGAGGACCTGCGTGCCGCCGCCGAAGTGGCCAAGGGCCGCAAGGTGGCCGCAACCATCAAGCAGGCCATGGTGGTGCCGGGCTCGGGCCTGGTGAAGCAGCAGGCCGAGCAGGAGGGCCTGGACAGGATCTTCATCGAGGCCGGCTTCGAGTGGCGTGAGCCGGGCTGCTCCATGTGCCTGGCGATGAACCCGGACAAGTTGGGCAGCGGCGAGCACTGCGCCTCCACCTCCAACCGCAACTTCGAGGGCCGTCAGGGCGCGGGCGGGCGTACCCACCTGGTCAGCCCGGCCATGGCCGCGGCTGCCGCGGTCACCGGCCGCTTCGTCGACGTACGCGAACTGATTCGGCCTTAAGGAGAGCGACCATGAAAGCCTTTACCCAACACGCAGGTCTCGTCGCGCCGCTCGATCGCGCCAACGTCGACACCGACCAGATCATCCCCAAGCAGTTTCTCAAGTCGATCAAGCGCACCGGCTTCGGGCCGAACCTGTTCGACGAGTGGCGCTACCTGGATGTCGGCCAGCCGAACCAGGACTGCTCCACGCGCCCGCTCAATCAGGAGTTCGTGCTCAACTTCCCTCGCTACCAGGGCGCCAGCGTGCTGCTTGCGAGGGAGAACTTCGGCTGCGGTTCGTCCCGCGAGCACGCGCCCTGGGCGCTCGAAGAGTACGGCTTCCGCACCATCATCGCGCCGAGCTTTGCCGACATCTTCTACAACAACAGCTTCAAGAACGGCCTGTTGCCGATCATTCTCACCGAACGCGAGGTCGACGAGCTGTTCCAGCAGTGCGAAGCCGAGGAAGGCTATCAGCTGACCGTCGATCTGGCGGCGCAGACCGTCACCCGCCCGGACGGCAAGCAATACAGCTTCGAGGTCGACGCCTTCCGCAAGCACTGCCTGCTCAATGGTCTGGACGACATCGGCCTGACCCTGCAGGATGCCGAGGCCATACAGACCTTCGAGACCGGTTACCAGCAGCGCAGCCCGTGGCTGTTCGGCGCGATCAAGTAATTAAGGACATTTCATGAGCAAGCAGATTCTGATTCTCCCCGGCGACGGCATCGGCCCGGAGATCATGGCCGAAGCGGTCAAGGTGCTGCAGTTGGCCAATGACAAGTTCCAGCTCGGCTTCGAACTGACCC
The genomic region above belongs to Pseudomonas benzenivorans and contains:
- the leuC gene encoding 3-isopropylmalate dehydratase large subunit, whose amino-acid sequence is MAGKTLYDKLWEMHEVKRRDDGSSLIYIDRHILHEVTSPQAFEGLRLAGRKPWRIDANIATPDHNVPTTQAERRGGLEAIADEVSRIQVKTLDENCDDFGILEFKMNDVRQGIVHVIGPEQGATLPGMTVVCGDSHTSTHGAFGALAHGIGTSEVEHVLATQCLVAKKMKNMQVRVEGQLPFGVTAKDIVLAVIGKIGTAGGNGHALEFAGSAIRALSLEGRMTICNMSIEAGARVGLVAVDEKTIEYVKGRPFAPKGEQWEQAVAQWRGLVSDADARFDKVVELRAEDIKPQVSWGTSPEMVVSVDQRVPDPAAEADPVKRDSIVRALKYMGLAANQAITDIQLDRVFIGSCTNSRIEDLRAAAEVAKGRKVAATIKQAMVVPGSGLVKQQAEQEGLDRIFIEAGFEWREPGCSMCLAMNPDKLGSGEHCASTSNRNFEGRQGAGGRTHLVSPAMAAAAAVTGRFVDVRELIRP
- the leuD gene encoding 3-isopropylmalate dehydratase small subunit, which codes for MKAFTQHAGLVAPLDRANVDTDQIIPKQFLKSIKRTGFGPNLFDEWRYLDVGQPNQDCSTRPLNQEFVLNFPRYQGASVLLARENFGCGSSREHAPWALEEYGFRTIIAPSFADIFYNNSFKNGLLPIILTEREVDELFQQCEAEEGYQLTVDLAAQTVTRPDGKQYSFEVDAFRKHCLLNGLDDIGLTLQDAEAIQTFETGYQQRSPWLFGAIK